From the genome of Vulpes lagopus strain Blue_001 chromosome 2, ASM1834538v1, whole genome shotgun sequence, one region includes:
- the RNASET2 gene encoding ribonuclease T2, with the protein MRPAAPHRLLLSSLCLALCCLGGARGSRRSDNHEWKKLIMVHHWPVTVCKEVENDCRDPPDYWTIHGLWPDKAEECNGSWHFHLEEIKDLMPEMKMYWPDVIHPLNHSHFWKHEWEKHGTCAAQLDALNSQKKYFGGSLDLYRDLNLNSMLQKLGIKPSINYYQVSDIKDALAGIYGVIPKIQCLPPQQGEEVQTIGQIELCFTKELRLRNCTEPGEPGGPGGPAPRGPRTGVSGGTGLEVCEDGPAFYPPPPGAMP; encoded by the exons ATGAGGCCCGCAGCCCCGCACCGCCTGCTCCtgagctccctctgcctggcgcTGTGCTGCCTGGGCGGGGCGCGCGGGTCCCGGAGGAG TGACAACCATGAGTGGAAAAAACTAATTATGGTTCACCACTGGCCTGTAACAGTGTGCAAG GAGGTTGAGAACGACTGCAGGGACCCTCCAGATTACTGGACGATACACGGATTATG gCCTGATAAAGCAGAAGAATGTAATGGATCATGGCACTTTCATTTAGAAGAGATTAAG gACCTTATGCCTGAAATGAAGATGTACTGGCCTGATGTGATCCATCCACTCAATCACAGCCATTTCTG GAAGCACGAGTGGGAGAAGCACGGCACCTGTGCTGCCCAGCTAGATGCCCTCAACTCCCAGAAGAAATACTTTGGTGGAAGCCTGGACCTGTACCGGGACCTTAACCTTAACAG catgCTCCAAAAATTGGGAATAAAGCCGTCTATCAACTACTACCAG GTTTCAGATATTAAAGATGCCCTTGCCGGCATATATGGAGTCATACCTAAAATCCAGTGTCTTCCGCCACAACAG GGTGAGGAGGTACAGACGATCGGGCAGATAGAGCTGTGCTTCACCAAGGAGCTGCGGCTGCGCAACTGCACGGAGCCCGGGgagcctgggggccctggggggccagCGCCCCGCGGGCCCAGAACGGGGGTGTCGGGGGGCACCGGGCTGGAGGTGTGCGAGGATGGCCCCGCCTTCTACCCCCCGCCGCCGGGGGCCATGCCCTGA